A single window of Colletotrichum higginsianum IMI 349063 chromosome 8, whole genome shotgun sequence DNA harbors:
- a CDS encoding Stress responsive A/B Barrel domain-containing protein — MTVVHVVQFQFKELIPTEEVKSICDSMLALRDNCIHPTSNKAYVKSIAGGLDNSPEGIQGGITHVFVVEFESAADRDYYVHKDPAHLAFIEEAGPAILKARVVDFTPGVF, encoded by the exons ATGACCGTCGTCCACGTTGTGCAGTTCCAGTTCAAGGAGCTCATCCCAACAGAGGAGGTCAAGTCG ATATGCGACTCGATGCTGGCGCTCCGGGACAACTGCATCCACCCGACGTCCAACAAGGCGTACGTCAAGTCCATCGCGGGCGGGCTGGACAACAGCCCCGAGGGCATCCAGGGCGGCATCACGcacgtcttcgtcgtcgagttTGAGAGCGCTGCGGACCGCGATTACTACGTGCACAAGGACCCGGCGCACCTGGCGTTTATCGAGGAGGCGGGGCCGGCGATCCTCAAGGCGCGGGTTGTCGACTTTACGCCGGGGGTGTTTTGA
- a CDS encoding Fungal specific transcription factor: MKVNKSCDQCRLRKVRCIVPAALLAVDPPGANPVHAGAAGELHIDRILRCGPQEVFYCDDFTVVKASDTKVPSSSVSFFSDDRVMSLAGRLGTEALRELVDGLDDLFKRRLCRRESSPWETINFQKPFAPERVEPWKARAFFDAFFEYVHPVYPFLDREDFEVRALGPYLDEALSFDPAFSALYHGVLALGSQFVDGGSFVPGPGRAWRLFRVSLGSLSDVLAPPVSLMNLQALTAMSIFAMSACCLQLDQTLLSEAARMAQTLRYHKSSNSDAIHLKTFWTVYFLEKTASFSECTSSLLADEDIGCAVPLAPESVFGEYNWLLSAIRLGRISSLAYSSLFSVSASMQPCESALVAISRVRLLLEDWRRSVPAAFRPGEGAQPQPGARPSAKMVMLQTQYSYYNVVIAVDRLALHLGQGAADDRERTKHNLMLTARSIAELTKVIDVEPYVPVFVSGIMPLSALFILFDFVIHNPAHRGTVENLALLEVVAGHFCSIDSASKGALPGSIISDFAGIARRYVARVAEGNSQAGTTNPGHDDADLDGVIEGTGGRCRLNIAAQNEGWKRSVRDTDSTGSSTNMISETPSTLDHLSYPTLGNTQESGQARMGELKTLFGWVFPDWGSEAEQAA; the protein is encoded by the exons ATGAAGGTCAACAAGTCCTGCGACCAGTGCAGGCTTCGCAAGGTCCGGTGCATCG TGCCCGCCGCTCTGCTTGCAGTCGATCCGCCTGGCGCCAACCCCGTTCatgccggtgccgccggcgaaTTACACATCGACCGGATCCTGCGGTGCGGTCCGCAAGAGGTCTTCTACTGTGACGACTTCACCGTCGTCAAG GCGTCCGACACCAAAG TGCCGAGCTCGTCCGtatccttcttctccgacGACCGGGTCATGTCGCTCGCGGGGAGACTCGGGACAGAGGCTCTgcgcgagctcgtcgacggtcTGGACGACCTGTTTAAGAGGCGCCTGTGCCGCAGGGAAAGCTCGCCATGGGAGACCATCAACTTCCAGAAGCCCTTCGCCCCGGAGAGGGTGGAGCCTTGGAAGGCGAGAGCCTTTTTCGACG CATTCTTCGAATACGTCCACCCCGTGTACCCGTTCCTCGACCGCGAGGACTTTGAGGTGCGCGCTCTCGGGCcgtacctcgacgaggcgctgTCCTTCGACCCAGCATTCTCGGCCCTGTACCACGGCGTTTTGGCCCTCGGGAGCCAGTTCGTCGACGGTGGTAGCTTTGTGCCCGGGCCGGGGCGGGCGTGGAGGCTGTTCCGGGTCTCTCTCGGGTCGCTGTCGGACGTGCTTGCTCCACCGGTGTCTCTGATGAATCTTCAG GCGCTCACGGCCATG TCCATCTTTGCGATGAGCGCGTGCTGTCTGCAGCTCGACCAGACACTCCTCTCGGAAGCCGCACGGATGGCGCAGACGCTGCGGTACCACAAGTCGTCCAACAGCGACGCGATTCATCTCAAGACCTTCTGGACCGTCTACTTTCTCGAGAAAacggccagcttctcggaATGCACCAGCTCG CTGCTGGCGGACGAGGATATTGGCTGCGCGGTGCCCCTCGCGCCCGAGTCAGTGTTCGGCGAGTACAACTGGCTCCTCTCGGCGATCCGGCTCGGCAGGATCTCGTCACTGGCGTACTCGTCCCTCTTCTCGGTCAGCGCGTCCATGCAGCCCTGCGAGTCGGCGCTGGTGGCAATCTCTCGCGTCCGGCTCCTCCTTGAGGATTGGCGACGGTCGGTTCCCGCTGCTTTCAGGCCGGGGGAGGGTgcgcagccgcagccgggTGCGCGTCCGAGTGCCAAGATGGTCATGTTGCAGACTCAGTACTCGTATTACAATGTGGTTATCGCGGTGGACAGGCTGGCTCTACACCTGGGCCAGGGAGCAGCGGATGATCGTGAGAGGACGAAGCATAACCTGATGTTGACTGCGAGGAGCATCGCCGAGTTGACAAAGGTGATTGACGTCGAACCGTACGTTCCAGTCTT CGTCTCGGGCATCATGCCTCTATCGGCgctcttcatcctcttcgacTTTGTGATCCACAACCCGGCGCACCGGGGGACGGTAGAGAACCTCGCGCTGCTAGAGGTGGTAGCGGGACACTTTTGCTCCATCGACTCGGCTTCGAAGGGAGCGCTCCCGGGCAGCATCATTTCCGATTTTGCGGGAATTGCCAGACGGTATGTTGCGAGAGTTGCGGAAGGGAATTCACAAGCAGGAACTACAAATCCAGGTCATGATGATGCAGACTTGGACGGCGTGATAGAGGGGACCGGCGGGCGGTGTCGTCTCAATATAGCAGCGCAAAACGAAGGCTGGAAAAGGTCCGTGAGGGATACAGACTCGACGGGCAGCAGCACGAACATGATTTCAGaaacgccgtcgaccttggacCACCTCAGCTATCCCACACTGGGCAACACACAAGAGTCAGGCCAGGCACGAATGGGAGAGCTGAAGACGTTGTTCGGCTGGGTTTTCCCGGACTGGGGCAGTGAGGCGGAACAAGCGGCGTAG
- a CDS encoding ABC-2 type transporter, giving the protein MQPNHISHDTKPRQEGMENNEKVPTEQSQAELSTMEKEVEHLARQLSTSHSSPASNPSLDVTNNPLSPTPGSNLDPSSPTFDARAWVAAFVELTESDPASAPPRALGVAFRGLNVFGWSTGAEFQKSVGNVLLSIGKTLARLATGRRRRGRRVDILRDFEGVIEKGEMLLVLGPPGSGCSTLLRTLSAQTADLELGPETYLNYRGIDQKLIRTALRGDVLYNAELDTHLAHLTVAETLAFASHARSVRYVPAGFSHAQLALAHRDVAMATFGLTHAADTRVGDDVVRGVSGGERKRVSIAEASLTRARFQCWDNSTRGLDSANAVAFCRALRLQADLLGVSSAVSLYQAPQSAFDLFDRVTVVYEGRQVFFGGRADARAYFEELGFRCPERQTVPDFLTSMTSPHERRARPGFEDLVPRTPDEFAQRWKKSGQRQELLRELAAYEEKHPSGERLAEYQRSRRAEQAKTQRPGSPHTISYGQQVSLAFWRAWRRLLADPAFTIASLLFNLVMALILGSMFYALPADTSSFYARGGLLFFALMFNAFGSQLEVLTIYAERPVVEKHVRRYALHRPSAQAVASYLCDLPYKLANMLVFNVLVYFMANLRRAPAAFFFFCLVTLLATLAQSAMFRALASVTRSPDQAMIPSALLGLGLMIYTGFTVPVADMPRWSRWMARVNPLAYSFEALMANEFHGREFGCAAMVPRGPGYADLPPGSQICSVVGAEPGSSVVSGDRYLALAFGYRDAHRWRNVGVLCAFTVVFFAAYLFAAEHARPAKTRGEVLVFRRGEVESGLGPGKTGTTSPDGDVEAQGQGVSPPVSAVEEDGMFDENSDGGGGGGLTASNSVFHWEDVCYDIKVKGGTERRLLDHIDGWVTPGKSTVLMGVSGAGKTTLLDVLASRVSIGVVSGETLINGTPTDATSFQHQVGYVQQQDLHLETATVREALQFSAVLRQPASTPRHEKLRYVEHVIDALEMRAFAGAVVGVPGEGLNVEQRKRLTIGVELAARPRLLVFLDEPTSGLDAQTSWAVSVLIKRLAASGQAVLCTIHQPSAMLFGQFDRLLLIAPGGKTVYFGDIGESSSTLIDYLERNGAPAIEAEANPAEWMLQAISPPRDGSKATDWHAIWRSSPEYRDVKTELCRLRSLASCPSRSAPPADRSSQHQEFVSSFSVQFREVLVRTLKHFWRSPVYIWSKIALVVLSSLYLGFSYTATTSIQGLQNQLWAVFLLLVLFLNLNEQIMPVFVPQRVLHESRERPSGTYRWQTYLLANILAELLWNSAAALLMFSCWYPAVGFPRATPSSDPDRPTRALLVLLFLWAYLLLTSTLAHLAIFCIDLPETAGVLTSLLWMLCILACGVGVPRADLPAFWTFMHRVSPATYLVGGITSAAVPSVDVVCAEAEVLRVALPASGLGSGSDATCGGFLGPFAEAAGGRVLNPAAAGDGAGSVCEYCPLGTTGDFLARFDIAYGTRWRDLGIVWAYVLFNIAAAMALYWLFRVPKGKRAKVKRA; this is encoded by the exons ATGCAGCCTAACCACATTTCACACGACACAAAACCGCGCCAGGAAGGCATGGAAAACAATGAGAAAGTCCCCACGGAACAGTCTCAAGCCGAACTATCAACAATGGAAAAGGAGGTCGAAcacctcgcccgccagcTCAGCACCTCCCATTCCTCCCCGGCCTCGAATCCGTCCCTCGACGTCACCAACAACCCCCTTAGCCCCACGCCGGGAAGCAACCTGGACCCGTCATCCCCGACCTTCGACGCCCGCGCCTGGGTCGCGGCCTTTGTCGAGCTCACGGAATCCGACCCGGCGTCAGCGCCCCCGCGGGCCCTGGGCGTCGCGTTCAGGGGCCTGAACGTCTTCGGATGGAGCACTGGCGCCGAGTTCCAAAAGTCCGTGGGCAAcgtcctcctctccatcgGGAAGACCTTGGCGAGGCTGGCCACGGGCAGGAGACGGCGCGGCAGACGCGTCGACATCCTGCGGGACTTTGAGGGCGTCATCGAGAAGGGGGAGATGCTGCTCGTCCTGGGACCCCCGGGATCCGGATGCTCGACCTTGCTGAGGACGCTCTCAGCTCAGACGGCCGACCTGGAACTCGGCCCCGAGACGTACCTCAACTATCGTG GCATCGATCAGAAGCTAATCCGCACCGCTCTTCGCGGCGACGTCCTCTACAATGCCGAACTCGACACTCACCTCGCCCACctcaccgtcgccgagaccctcgccttcgccagccaCGCCCGCTCCGTCCGCTACGTCCCGGCCGGCTTCTCGCACGCgcagctcgccctcgcccatcGCGACGTCGCCATGGCCACATTCGGCCTCACCCACGCCGCCGACAcccgcgtcggcgacgacgtcgtccgcgGGGTCAGTGGTGGCGAGCGCAAGCGCGTCAGCATCGCCGAGGCATCTCTCACGCGCGCGCGGTTCCAGTGCTGGGACAATTCGACCCGCGGCCTCGAcagcgccaacgccgtcgccttctGCCGCGCCCTGCGCCTCCAggccgacctcctcggcgtcagCTCGGCCGTCAGCCTCTACCAGGCGCCGCAGTCGGCCTTCGACCTCTTCGACAGGGTCACCGTCGTCTACGAGGGCAGGCAGGTATTCttcggcgggcgggcggacgCCAGGGCGTACTTTGAGGAGCTGGGGTTTCGCTGCCCAGAGCGGCAGACGGTGCCGGACTTCCTGACGTCCATGACCAGCCCGCACGAGCGGCGCGCGAGGCCCGGCTTCGAGGACCTGGTGCCCCGGACGCCGGACGAGTTCGCCCAGCGGTGGAAGAAAAGCGGGCAGCGGCAGGAGTTGCTCCGCGAGCTGGCGGCCTACGAGGAGAAGCACCCATCGGGTGAGCGGCTCGCGGAATACCAGCGCTCCCGGCgcgccgagcaggccaagaCGCAGAGACCCGGCTCGCCGCACACCATCTCCTACGGCCAGCAGGTGTCCCTCGCCTTCTGGCGGGCgtggcgccgcctcctcgccgacccggccttcaccatcgcctccctcctcttcaaCCTCGTCATGgccctcatcctcggcaGCATGTTCTACGCCCTCCCGGCCGACACGTCGAGCTTCTACGcgcgcggcggcctcctcttcttcgccctcaTGTTCAACGCCTTCGGCAGCCAGCTCGAGGTGCTCACCATCTACGCCGAGcgccccgtcgtcgagaagcacgTCCGCCGCTACGCCCTCCACCGCCCGTCCGCCCAGGCCGTCGCGAGCTACCTGTGCGACCTGCCCTACAAGCTCGCCAACATGCTCGTCTTCAACGTGCTCGTCTACTTCATGGCGAACCTCCGGcgcgcgccggcggccttcttcttcttctgcctcgTCACGCTGCTCGCCACCCTCGCCCAGTCGGCCATGTTCCGCGCCCTGGCCAGCGTCACGCGGTCCCCGGACCAGGCCATGATCCCTAGCGCGCTGCTCGGCCTGGGGCTCATGATCTACACGGGCTTCACCGTGCCGGTGGCCGACATGCCGCGCTGGTCGCGGTGGATGGCGCGCGTCAACCCGCTGGCGTACTCGTTCGAGGCGCTGATGGCCAACGAGTTCCACGGCCGGGAGTTCGGGTGCGCCGCCATGGTCCCGCGGGGCCCGGGGTACGCGGACCTTCCGCCGGGATCGCAGATCtgctccgtcgtcggcgccgagcccgGCTCGTCCGTCGTCAGCGGGGATAGATACCTCGCGCTGGCCTTTGGCTACCGCGACGCCCACCGGTGGCGCAACGTCGGCGTCCTCTGCGCCTtcaccgtcgtcttcttcgcaGCCTACCTGTTCGCTGCCGAGCACGCCAGGCCGGCCAAGACCAGGGGCGAGGTATTGGTCTTTCGCCGGGGCGAGGTCGAGTCCGGTCTCGGACCGGGAAAGACCGGAACTACATCTCCAGACGGTGACGTAGAGGCTCAAGGGCAGGGCGTAAGTCCACCAGTCTCGGCcgtggaagaagacggtATGTTCGACGAAaacagcgacggcggcggcggtggtggacTCACGGCGAGCAACTCGGTCTTCCACTGGGAAGACGTCTGCTACGATATCAAAGTCAAGGGAGGCACTGAACGCCGGCTCCTGGATCATATCGACGGCTGGGTGACGCCCGGCAAGTCTACAGTCCTCATG GGCGTatccggcgccggcaagacgACGCTCCTCGACGTTCTCGCATCCCGCGTCtccatcggcgtcgtcagCGGCGAGACCCTCATCAACGGCACCCCAACAGACGCCACGTCTTTCCAACACCAAGTAGGCTACGTCCAACAGCAGGACCTCCACTTGGAGACCGCAACAGTCCGCGAGGCCCTGCAGTTCAGCGCCGTCCTCCGCCAGCCGGCCTCGACACCGCGTCACGAGAAGCTGCGGTACGTCGAGCAcgtcatcgacgccctcgagatGCGCGCCTTCGCcggggccgtcgtcggcgtcccgGGCGAGGGCCTCAACGTCGAGCAGCGGAAGAGGCTgaccatcggcgtcgagctggcggcgcggccgcggctgctggtgttcctcgacgagcccaCGTCCGGGCTGGACGCGCAGACGTCGTGGGCCGTCTCGGTGCTCATCAAACGGCTCGCCGCCAGCGGGCAGGCCGTCTTGTGCACGATTCACCAGCCGTCGGCCATGCTGTTCGGACAGTTCGACCGGCTTCTGCTGATTGCCCCTGGAGGGAAGACGGTGTACTTTGGAG ATATCGGTGAAAGCTCATCGACCCTCATCGACTACCTCGAGCGCAACGGCGCCCCCGCCATCGAAGCCGAAGCCAACCCGGCCGAGTGGATGCTCCAAGCCATCAGCCCGCCCCGGGACGGCTCCAAAGCCACCGACTGGCACGCCATTTGGCGGAGCTCTCCCGAGTATCGAGACGTCAAAACGGAGCTCTGCCGTCTGCGCTCCCTCGCCTCGTGTCCGTCTCGTTCGGCCCCGCCCGCGGACCGCAGCTCGCAGCATCAAGAGTTCGTCTCGTCCTTCTCGGTCCAGTTCCGCGAAGTCCTCGTCCGAACCCTCAAACACTTTTGGCGATCCCCAGTCTACATTTGGTCCAAaatcgccctcgtcgtcctctcg TCCCTCTACCTCGGCTTCAGCTACACCGCCACAACCTCCATCCAGGGCCTCCAGAACCAGCTCTGggccgtcttcctcctcctcgtcctcttcctcaacCTCAACGAGCAGATCATGCCCGTCTTCGTCCCCCAACGCGTCCTCCACGAGTCTCGCGAGCGGCCCTCGGGGACCTACCGCTGGCAGACCTAcctcctcgccaacatcctcgccgagctcctctGGAactccgccgccgctctcctcATGTTTTCCTGCTGGTACCCCGCCGTCGGCTTCCCGCGCGCCACGCCCTCCTCCGACCCGGACCGCCCCACccgcgccctcctcgtcctcctcttcctctggGCCTACCTCCTCCTCACGAGCACGCTCGCCCACCTGGCCATCTTCTGCATCGATCTCCCCGAGACCGCCGGCGTGCTGACGAGCCTGCTATGGATGCTCTGCATCCTCGCctgcggcgtcggcgtcccACGCGCCGACTTGCCCGCCTTCTGGACCTTCATGCACCGCGTCTCGCCCGCGACctacctcgtcggcggcatcacgTCCGCCGCGGTCCCGAGCGTGGACGTCGTCtgcgccgaagccgaggtcCTGCGCGTCGCGTTGCCGGCGTCCGGATTAGGCTCGGGGTCCGACGCGACGTGCGGTGGGTTCCTCGGTCcgttcgccgaggccgcgggCGGCCGCGTGCTGAATCCCGCCGCGGCGGGTGACGGGGCCGGGTCCGTTTGCGAGTACTGCCCGCTCGGCACGACGGGGGACTTCCTGGCGCGGTTCGACATCGCGTACGGCACGCGGTGGAGGGACCTCGGGATCGTGTGGGCGTATGTGCTCTTCAACAtcgcggcggccatggcgctGTACTGGTTGTTCCGCGTGCCcaaggggaagagggcgaagGTGAAGAGAGCGTAA
- a CDS encoding Neutral protease 2: MKNKIKKRHFYVPFFLICQIVLVHCAFDPPQSLQKKTGIAIVAGDAAKDSRFFCNRQQAAVIENAIKWMNRYSESAYSFLLDDDSRTSAAFIGWLGDRNIERSTSIRTEILHPIYRLSSQTRPYASALAELEDTVVIGCGTPEIASPCREPETIAFARSRSSTVVVCPVAFSNNGYFGTDAAEQATMSAWRTRRTYSPSAGLSLLHEMTHLKDVVGGFGDWPPKYGRSVDVTYAPSKCIALSSSKKIANAQNYMLFALEVKANLENASKKVAAGVPNKWQDATRLLRAGVGGRAEAP; the protein is encoded by the exons ATGAAAAACAAAATTAAGAAAAGGCACTTCTATGTGCCATTCTTCCTCATCTGCCAAATCGTCTTGGTCCATTGTGCGTTTGATCCTCCCCAGTCGCTGCAAAAGAAAACAGGGATTGCTATTGTTGCTGGCGATGCGGCCAAAGACAGCAGGTTCTTTTGCAACAGGCAACAGGCTGCAGTGATTGAAAACGCTATCAAATGGATGAATCGGTATTCTGAGTCTGCCTACAGtttcctcctcgacgatgacTCGAGGACATCTGCGGCGTTCATTGGGTGGCTTGGCG ATCGCAACATCGAGAGGTCTACATCAATTCGAACGGAGATTCTCCATCCTATCTATAGGTTGAGCTCTCAGACGAGGCCCTACGCATCAGCTCTTGCTGAGCTTGAAGACACAGTCGTGATCGGGTGTGGGACGCCCGAAATTGCGAGCCCGTGCCGCGAGCCTGAAACCATAGCTTTTGCGCGTTCCCGAAGCTCTACTGTCGTCGTTTGTCCCGTCGCCTTCAGCAACAACGGCTATTTCGGGACCGATGCGGCGGAGCAGGCTACCATGTCGGCATGGAGGACCAGACGGACGTACAGCCCATCCGCCGGCCTGTCGTTGCTGCATGAAATGACGCACTTGAAAGATGTGGTCGGAGGCTTTGGCGATTGGCCACCGAAGTACGGTCGCTCTGTTGATGTTACCTATGCGCCGTCAAA GTGCATTGCTCTCTCCAGTAGTAAGAAGATCGCCAACGCTCAAAATTACATGCTTTTTGCACTAGAGGTCAAGGCGAACCTGGAAAACGCAAGCAAGAAGGTCGCTGCCGGGGTGCCAAACAAATGGCAAGATGCTACACGTTTGTTGAGGGCAGGAGTGGGCGGTCGAGCGGAAGCTCCATAA